From Bacillus pumilus, one genomic window encodes:
- a CDS encoding NAD(P)/FAD-dependent oxidoreductase translates to MKNLVLIGGGYGNMRVLHRLLPNQLPDDVTITLVDRNPYHCLKTEYYALAAGTISDHHIRVSFPEHPKLDIQYGEVEKIDIENKQILFSDREPIPYDDTVIGLGCEDKYHNVPGAKEHTYSIQTIDQSRHTYNKLNNLGAGATVGIVGAGLSGVELASELRESRADLNIILFDRGELILSSFPKRLSLYVQKWFEENDVKIINCANITKVEESVVYNHDDAIEAEVIVWTAGIQPSKVVREMDVEKDAQGRVVLTPHHNLPGNEHVYVVGDCASLPHAPSAQLAEAQAEQIVQSLQKRWKNEPLPEAYPQFKLKGVLGSLGKKAGFGLVADRPLIGRVPRLLKSGLLWMYKHHNG, encoded by the coding sequence ATGAAAAATTTAGTCTTGATCGGCGGAGGTTACGGGAATATGCGGGTTCTCCACCGCTTATTGCCAAATCAATTACCTGATGATGTTACTATCACATTAGTTGATCGAAATCCTTACCACTGTTTAAAAACAGAATATTATGCACTCGCTGCTGGAACAATCTCTGATCATCACATCCGAGTATCTTTTCCAGAGCATCCGAAGCTGGATATTCAATATGGGGAAGTAGAAAAAATTGATATTGAAAACAAACAGATCTTATTCAGCGACCGTGAACCCATTCCTTATGACGACACGGTGATTGGACTCGGCTGTGAGGACAAGTATCATAATGTCCCTGGTGCGAAAGAACATACATACAGTATTCAAACCATTGATCAGTCAAGACATACGTATAACAAATTAAACAATTTGGGTGCAGGTGCAACGGTTGGTATCGTCGGTGCTGGACTTAGCGGGGTAGAGCTAGCCAGTGAATTAAGAGAAAGCCGTGCTGATTTAAACATTATTCTTTTTGACCGAGGAGAGCTGATTCTATCAAGCTTCCCAAAAAGATTAAGTTTATATGTGCAAAAGTGGTTTGAAGAAAATGACGTAAAGATCATTAACTGTGCCAATATTACGAAGGTTGAAGAAAGTGTTGTTTACAACCATGATGACGCCATTGAAGCAGAGGTCATCGTATGGACAGCAGGCATTCAGCCAAGCAAAGTGGTACGGGAGATGGATGTTGAAAAAGACGCACAAGGCCGCGTCGTATTAACACCTCATCACAATCTCCCTGGAAATGAGCATGTCTATGTCGTGGGTGATTGCGCAAGCTTGCCGCATGCCCCAAGTGCACAGCTTGCCGAGGCGCAGGCAGAACAAATTGTCCAATCTCTGCAAAAACGCTGGAAAAACGAGCCGCTTCCTGAGGCTTATCCTCAGTTTAAGCTAAAAGGTGTCTTAGGATCTTTAGGGAAAAAAGCCGGCTTTGGCTTAGTAGCAGATCGTCCACTTATTGGCCGTGTACCAAGACTTCTAAAATCCGGACTCCTTTGGATGTACAAGCATCACAATGGCTAA
- the dapF gene encoding diaminopimelate epimerase: protein MTSFQFTKMHGLGNNYIYVNQMKEQLPEEQLSEIAIRVSSVYTGIGSDGMILICPSDVAPVKMRIFNNDGSEGKNCGNGLRCVAKYVYEHQIVTDTTFQIETLSGLVEATVHVQDDYVHLVTVDMGKPRFEKEAMPMLGEPASTTINETLDFGTTTLNGTAVSMGNPHIVFYLEDIEKAPLDTIGPIIEKHDMFPEGVNVEFVEVVSETELHFRVWERGSGITQACGTGACAAAVSTIVNGQAKKETDMTVHLAGGDLIIRWKDNDHVLMTGPAETICDGTFYL from the coding sequence ATGACATCATTTCAATTCACGAAAATGCACGGATTAGGAAATAATTATATATACGTCAATCAGATGAAGGAACAGCTTCCAGAAGAGCAGCTATCAGAGATAGCGATCCGGGTTTCTTCTGTTTATACTGGAATCGGTTCAGACGGAATGATCCTTATTTGCCCATCAGATGTTGCACCTGTGAAAATGCGCATTTTCAACAATGATGGATCAGAGGGAAAAAACTGCGGCAACGGTCTGCGCTGCGTCGCAAAGTATGTGTATGAGCATCAAATCGTAACTGACACAACGTTCCAGATTGAGACATTGTCAGGACTTGTTGAAGCGACCGTTCATGTACAAGATGATTACGTTCATTTAGTGACAGTAGATATGGGAAAACCTCGTTTTGAAAAAGAAGCGATGCCGATGCTTGGTGAACCAGCCAGCACAACGATTAATGAAACGCTTGATTTTGGCACGACAACCTTAAATGGAACGGCTGTTTCAATGGGAAATCCGCACATCGTTTTTTATTTAGAGGACATTGAAAAGGCACCGCTTGATACAATTGGGCCAATCATCGAAAAGCATGACATGTTCCCAGAAGGCGTCAATGTAGAATTTGTAGAAGTGGTCAGTGAAACAGAACTGCATTTTCGTGTGTGGGAAAGAGGGTCTGGCATTACTCAAGCCTGCGGAACGGGAGCTTGCGCTGCGGCTGTATCCACGATTGTGAATGGACAGGCGAAAAAAGAAACGGACATGACGGTTCACTTAGCAGGCGGAGATCTCATCATTCGCTGGAAAGACAACGACCATGTGCTCATGACAGGGCCTGCTGAAACGATTTGTGACGGCACATTTTATCTGTAA
- the erpA gene encoding iron-sulfur cluster insertion protein ErpA, protein MSTPVTITEAAALQIKDMMKEHEEENAFLRVGVKGGGCSGLSYGMGFDHEVSEKDTQFEQQGIQVLVDSESLDIMNGTIIDFKQSLMGGGFTIDNPNAIASCGCGSSFRTATNTGTPEEC, encoded by the coding sequence ATGAGTACACCAGTAACCATTACAGAAGCTGCTGCACTGCAGATTAAAGATATGATGAAAGAACATGAAGAAGAAAATGCGTTCCTGCGAGTGGGCGTAAAAGGCGGCGGATGCAGCGGTCTTTCATACGGCATGGGCTTTGACCATGAAGTTTCAGAGAAAGACACGCAGTTCGAACAGCAAGGCATCCAGGTCCTTGTCGACTCCGAAAGCCTTGATATCATGAACGGCACCATCATTGATTTCAAACAATCACTAATGGGCGGCGGTTTCACCATCGACAATCCGAACGCCATTGCTTCATGCGGATGCGGTTCTTCTTTCAGAACAGCAACGAATACCGGTACGCCGGAAGAGTGTTAA
- the yumC gene encoding ferredoxin--NADP reductase 2 produces MQEDSKVYDITVIGGGPVGLFTAFYGGMRQASVKIIESLPQLGGQLSALYPEKYIYDVAGFPKIRAQELVDNLKEQMDKFDQTICLEQAVETVEKQADGIFKLVTNQEIHYSKTIIITAGNGAFQPRKLELGAAESFEGSNLHYFINDLNQFAGRRVAVLGGGDSAVDWALMLEPIAKEVSIIHRRDKFRAHEHSVENLHNSKVNVVTPFVPTELIGEDRIEQIVLEEVKGDKKQVLDVDDVIVNFGFVSSLGPIKQWGLEIEKNSIVVKSTMETNIEGFYAAGDICTYEGKVKLIASGFGEAPTAVNNAKAYMDPKARVQPLHSTSLFENK; encoded by the coding sequence ATGCAAGAAGATTCTAAGGTATATGACATTACCGTTATCGGGGGCGGCCCAGTTGGATTGTTTACTGCGTTTTACGGAGGCATGAGACAGGCAAGTGTGAAAATCATTGAAAGCCTTCCTCAGCTCGGCGGTCAACTATCCGCTCTTTACCCTGAAAAATACATTTATGATGTGGCTGGTTTTCCAAAAATCCGCGCACAAGAATTAGTTGATAACTTAAAGGAACAAATGGATAAATTTGATCAAACCATTTGCTTAGAGCAAGCAGTTGAAACAGTTGAAAAGCAGGCAGATGGTATCTTTAAACTTGTGACAAATCAAGAGATTCATTATTCTAAAACGATCATCATTACAGCTGGTAACGGTGCATTCCAACCGAGAAAGCTTGAGCTAGGTGCAGCAGAATCATTTGAAGGAAGCAACCTGCATTACTTCATTAATGATCTGAACCAATTTGCTGGCAGACGTGTGGCCGTTCTTGGCGGCGGAGACTCTGCAGTAGACTGGGCACTAATGCTTGAACCTATCGCAAAAGAAGTATCCATTATTCACCGCCGCGATAAATTCCGCGCCCATGAGCACAGTGTAGAAAACCTGCACAATTCGAAAGTCAATGTAGTGACGCCATTTGTGCCAACTGAGCTCATTGGTGAAGACCGCATTGAACAGATTGTGCTCGAAGAAGTCAAAGGCGACAAAAAACAAGTGCTTGATGTAGACGACGTGATCGTCAACTTCGGTTTTGTTTCCTCCCTTGGTCCAATTAAACAATGGGGTCTTGAAATCGAAAAGAACTCGATCGTCGTGAAATCCACAATGGAAACAAACATTGAAGGCTTCTATGCGGCAGGAGACATCTGTACGTATGAAGGAAAGGTCAAATTGATTGCAAGCGGATTTGGTGAAGCACCAACGGCTGTCAACAATGCGAAAGCCTACATGGACCCGAAAGCCCGTGTACAGCCTCTTCATTCCACAAGCTTATTTGAAAACAAATAA
- a CDS encoding YuzD family protein: protein MNQTVDLYVYGRDVLCASCVNLPSSKDTFEWLDAALKRKYPNQPFRITYIDIEHPPENERQKELSERILDDEFFYPLVLVENQIVGEGNPKLKDIYQEMEKYGYKESSE, encoded by the coding sequence ATGAATCAAACCGTTGATCTTTATGTATATGGAAGAGATGTACTGTGCGCTAGCTGCGTGAATCTGCCTTCTTCAAAAGACACATTTGAGTGGTTAGATGCAGCGTTAAAACGAAAATATCCGAATCAGCCGTTTCGCATCACATATATTGATATTGAGCACCCGCCAGAAAACGAACGCCAAAAAGAATTATCTGAACGAATTCTTGATGATGAATTCTTTTATCCGCTTGTCTTAGTGGAGAATCAAATTGTTGGAGAGGGCAATCCAAAATTAAAAGACATTTATCAAGAAATGGAGAAATACGGATACAAGGAGAGCAGTGAATAA
- a CDS encoding YuzB family protein: MFPLIEFCVSNLAQGSQEAKEKLDKDPNLDVMEYGCLSYCGKCMDSPFALVNGEFVSGENAEQLVERIYAFIEENEMF, from the coding sequence GTGTTCCCACTGATCGAATTTTGTGTAAGTAATCTTGCACAAGGGTCTCAAGAAGCAAAAGAGAAGCTTGATAAAGACCCAAACCTAGACGTTATGGAATACGGCTGTTTAAGCTATTGCGGCAAATGTATGGACTCCCCATTTGCACTCGTGAATGGAGAATTTGTTTCAGGAGAAAATGCAGAGCAGCTAGTCGAGCGTATTTATGCTTTTATAGAGGAAAATGAGATGTTTTAA
- a CDS encoding S9 family peptidase: MKKLMTAEDLTKIVSVSHPVYSPDGKKAVFTKVTVNEKKDDYNIHLWVRDEETEELSQWTFEDGKHHQPVWSKDSRQLAFILQKPKEVPQLALIQSQGGGVRTLTAIPYGVSHPVFSPDGAFIYAAVSLKQSESVHDEKKEERDDFAPAVYDDLTYKADGRGYLDGRFTQIIQVDTHSGEVEAVTSGHHHHVSHTVSPCGKWLAYIQSNPQIPYISDVCLLSLEDSTTKKITQSAGAYSTVSFSPNGESLVYIGHEREFQNATFPALWLYDLKVEKVVQLSEMLDMYVGNCMAGDSVMGEANQLPQWTKDSLGFYALVSDQGSTGIYYFSVEGLAYPVRLEEEHITNFSLHPDESKLLLSRLTHVSPSELYELTLGEADLKQITFEHDTFLKEHVLSVPEPFSFQSKEGDEVHGWFMKPSQMEDGKKYPLILEIHGGPHAMYGYTYFHEFQMLAAEGYAIVYINPHGSHGYGQMFSDRVRGSYGGVDYKDVMQAVDHVLKAYDFLDETRLGVTGGSYGGFMTNWIVGQTDRFRAAVTQRSISNWISFYGISDIGYYFTRWQIDGDIYDSADKLWDRSPLKYVKQVKTPLLILHSDEDYRCPVDQAEQLFVALKELGKDTRLVKFPKASHDLSRSGHPGQRIQRLTFMKDWFREKLS, translated from the coding sequence ATGAAGAAATTGATGACGGCAGAAGATTTAACGAAGATTGTTTCTGTTTCTCATCCGGTTTATTCACCAGATGGAAAAAAGGCGGTTTTTACAAAAGTCACGGTGAATGAGAAAAAAGATGATTACAACATCCATTTATGGGTTCGAGATGAAGAGACAGAGGAGCTGTCACAATGGACATTTGAGGATGGAAAGCATCATCAGCCAGTGTGGTCAAAAGACAGCAGGCAGCTTGCTTTTATTTTGCAAAAGCCAAAGGAAGTTCCTCAGCTGGCACTGATTCAGAGTCAGGGAGGCGGTGTGCGCACCTTAACGGCGATTCCATACGGGGTATCTCATCCTGTCTTTTCACCAGATGGAGCTTTCATTTATGCGGCTGTGTCACTGAAACAATCAGAATCTGTTCATGATGAAAAAAAGGAAGAGCGAGATGATTTCGCTCCTGCGGTATATGATGATTTGACCTATAAAGCTGATGGCAGAGGTTATTTAGATGGGCGTTTCACGCAGATCATTCAAGTGGATACCCACTCAGGAGAGGTAGAGGCTGTCACGAGCGGGCATCATCATCATGTGAGTCACACGGTCTCTCCGTGCGGGAAATGGCTTGCCTATATTCAATCAAATCCTCAGATACCTTACATAAGTGACGTGTGCCTCCTGTCATTAGAGGACAGTACGACAAAGAAAATCACACAATCAGCTGGCGCTTATTCCACCGTGTCTTTTTCTCCAAATGGAGAGAGCCTCGTGTATATCGGACATGAGCGCGAATTTCAAAATGCTACCTTCCCAGCATTATGGCTGTATGATCTGAAGGTAGAAAAAGTAGTTCAGCTGTCAGAAATGCTTGATATGTATGTGGGCAACTGTATGGCAGGAGATAGCGTCATGGGCGAAGCCAATCAGCTTCCGCAGTGGACAAAGGATAGCCTGGGATTTTATGCGCTTGTTTCTGATCAAGGCAGTACAGGGATTTATTATTTCTCCGTTGAAGGCTTAGCCTATCCTGTTCGATTAGAGGAAGAACATATTACAAACTTCAGCCTTCATCCAGATGAATCCAAATTGCTGCTCAGCCGGCTTACGCACGTTTCACCAAGTGAGCTGTATGAGCTGACATTAGGGGAGGCGGATCTAAAGCAAATCACGTTCGAGCATGACACCTTTCTTAAGGAGCATGTCCTATCGGTACCAGAGCCATTTTCGTTTCAGTCAAAAGAAGGTGATGAGGTGCATGGCTGGTTTATGAAGCCTTCCCAAATGGAAGACGGGAAGAAATATCCGCTCATTTTAGAGATTCATGGTGGACCGCATGCGATGTATGGTTATACGTATTTTCATGAATTTCAAATGCTCGCTGCTGAAGGCTATGCCATCGTGTATATCAATCCTCATGGCAGTCATGGATACGGACAGATGTTTAGCGACCGTGTGAGAGGAAGCTATGGTGGCGTTGATTATAAGGATGTCATGCAGGCTGTTGATCATGTGCTCAAAGCCTATGATTTCCTTGATGAAACGAGGCTCGGAGTAACAGGCGGCAGCTATGGCGGTTTTATGACCAACTGGATTGTCGGGCAAACCGACCGCTTTCGCGCAGCCGTCACACAGCGGTCCATTTCAAACTGGATTAGCTTTTATGGCATTAGTGACATCGGTTATTACTTCACAAGATGGCAGATTGATGGGGATATTTATGATTCGGCCGATAAGCTATGGGATCGTTCGCCGCTAAAGTATGTGAAGCAGGTGAAGACGCCGCTTCTCATCTTGCACAGCGATGAAGACTATCGCTGCCCAGTTGATCAAGCAGAACAGCTTTTTGTAGCACTGAAGGAGCTTGGGAAAGACACAAGGCTCGTCAAATTCCCGAAGGCATCTCATGATTTATCCAGAAGCGGCCATCCGGGGCAGCGTATTCAAAGACTGACCTTTATGAAGGACTGGTTTAGAGAGAAGTTAAGTTAA
- a CDS encoding NAD(P)/FAD-dependent oxidoreductase: MPVNKPKIVVLGAGYGGLMTVTRLTKQLGTNDADITLVNKHNYHYETTWLHEASAGTLHHDRCRYQIKDVINSSRVNFVQATVESINKEAKKVVTSDGELSYDYLVVALGAVPETFGIAGLKEYAFSISNINSARQLREHIELQFATYNTEAEKRPERLTIVVGGAGFTGIEFLGELGNRVPELCKEYDIDQKDVRIICVEAAPTALPGFDPELIDYAMNYLQGKGVEFKIGTAIKECTPEGIIVGKDDDTEEIKAETVVWAAGVRGNPIVEEAGFENMRGRVKVSPDLRVPENDDVFIIGDCSLIINEEINRPYPPTAQIAMQQGETVAKNLAALVKGGSLESFKPDIKGTVASLGEHDAVGVAFGKKLQGTKASAMKKIIDNRSLFMVGGPGLVLKKGKFKFF; this comes from the coding sequence ATTCCAGTGAATAAACCGAAAATCGTTGTATTAGGTGCAGGTTATGGCGGATTAATGACTGTAACAAGATTAACAAAACAGCTTGGCACAAATGATGCGGACATTACTCTTGTGAACAAGCATAATTATCATTACGAAACAACATGGTTACATGAAGCAAGTGCAGGTACACTTCATCATGACCGCTGTCGTTATCAAATCAAAGATGTGATTAACAGTTCCCGTGTCAACTTTGTACAAGCAACAGTTGAAAGCATTAATAAGGAAGCAAAGAAAGTTGTGACATCAGATGGCGAACTTTCTTACGACTACCTTGTTGTTGCACTTGGTGCTGTTCCTGAAACATTTGGTATTGCAGGACTGAAAGAATATGCATTCTCAATCTCTAATATCAACTCTGCTCGTCAGCTTCGTGAGCACATTGAGCTTCAATTTGCGACGTATAATACGGAAGCTGAAAAACGTCCAGAGCGCTTGACAATCGTTGTCGGCGGTGCAGGCTTCACAGGTATTGAGTTCCTAGGTGAGCTTGGAAACCGTGTGCCTGAGCTTTGCAAAGAGTATGATATTGATCAAAAAGACGTACGTATCATCTGTGTAGAAGCTGCACCAACAGCTCTTCCAGGATTCGATCCTGAATTGATCGACTATGCAATGAACTACCTTCAAGGTAAAGGTGTTGAGTTCAAAATTGGTACAGCGATCAAAGAATGTACGCCTGAAGGCATCATTGTTGGAAAAGACGATGATACAGAAGAAATCAAAGCTGAAACTGTTGTTTGGGCTGCTGGTGTACGCGGTAACCCAATCGTTGAAGAAGCTGGATTTGAAAACATGCGCGGCCGCGTAAAAGTGTCTCCAGATCTTCGTGTACCAGAAAATGATGATGTATTCATCATCGGTGACTGTTCATTGATCATCAATGAAGAAATCAACCGTCCATACCCACCAACTGCACAAATCGCGATGCAGCAAGGTGAAACAGTAGCGAAAAACCTTGCAGCACTAGTTAAAGGTGGTTCTCTTGAAAGCTTTAAGCCAGACATCAAAGGAACAGTTGCTTCTCTTGGTGAACACGACGCTGTAGGTGTTGCGTTTGGTAAAAAACTTCAAGGAACAAAAGCTTCTGCAATGAAGAAAATCATCGACAACCGTTCTTTATTCATGGTTGGCGGCCCAGGACTTGTTCTGAAAAAAGGAAAATTCAAGTTCTTCTAA